From the genome of Bacteroides sp. MSB163, one region includes:
- a CDS encoding NADP-specific glutamate dehydrogenase, which translates to MNAAKVLEDLKRRFPNEPEYHQAVEEVLSTIEEEYNKHPEFDKVNLIERLCIPDRVYQFRVTWMDDKGNIQTNMGYRVQHNNAIGPYKGGIRFHASVNLSILKFLAFEQTFKNSLTTLPMGGGKGGSDFSPRGKSNAEVMRFVQAFMLELWRHIGPETDVPAGDIGVGGREVGFMFGMYKKLTREFTGTFTGKGREFGGSLIRPEATGYGNIYFLMEMLKKQGTDLKGKTCLISGSGNVAQYTAEKVLELGGKVLTMSDSDGYVYDPAGIDREKLDYIMELKNLYRGRIREYAEQYPGVKYVEGAKPWGEKADIALPSATQNELNGDHARQLVANGCIAVSEGANMPSTPEAIKVFQDAKILYAPGKAANAGGVSVSGLEMTQNSIKLSWSSEEVDEKLKSIMKNIHEACVQYGTEADGYVNYVKGANVAGFMKVAKAMMAQGIV; encoded by the coding sequence ATGAACGCAGCTAAGGTATTAGAAGATTTGAAGAGACGGTTCCCCAACGAACCAGAGTATCATCAGGCAGTGGAAGAAGTACTTTCTACAATTGAAGAAGAGTACAACAAACACCCGGAGTTTGACAAAGTCAATCTGATTGAACGTCTTTGCATCCCCGATCGTGTTTACCAGTTCCGCGTGACTTGGATGGACGATAAGGGTAACATTCAGACCAACATGGGTTACCGCGTTCAACACAACAACGCTATCGGCCCGTACAAAGGTGGTATCCGTTTCCACGCTTCTGTAAACCTTTCAATCCTGAAATTCCTTGCTTTCGAGCAGACTTTCAAAAACTCACTGACTACGCTGCCTATGGGTGGTGGTAAAGGTGGTTCCGACTTCTCTCCGCGCGGTAAATCCAATGCCGAAGTAATGCGTTTCGTACAAGCATTCATGCTGGAACTGTGGCGTCACATTGGTCCTGAAACTGACGTACCTGCCGGTGATATCGGTGTAGGTGGTCGTGAAGTAGGTTTCATGTTCGGTATGTACAAGAAGCTGACTCGTGAGTTCACCGGTACATTTACCGGTAAAGGCCGTGAGTTCGGTGGTTCACTGATTCGTCCGGAAGCTACCGGTTACGGTAACATCTACTTCCTGATGGAAATGCTGAAGAAGCAAGGTACCGACTTGAAAGGCAAGACTTGTCTGATTTCAGGTTCCGGTAACGTAGCTCAATATACTGCTGAAAAAGTTCTCGAACTGGGTGGTAAAGTTCTGACAATGTCCGACTCTGACGGTTACGTTTACGACCCGGCAGGTATCGACCGCGAGAAACTGGATTACATCATGGAATTGAAAAACCTCTACCGTGGACGTATCCGCGAATATGCAGAGCAATATCCGGGTGTTAAGTATGTAGAAGGAGCTAAACCTTGGGGTGAAAAAGCTGACATCGCTCTGCCTTCTGCAACTCAGAACGAACTGAACGGCGATCACGCTCGCCAGTTAGTAGCAAACGGCTGTATAGCTGTTTCCGAAGGTGCTAACATGCCTTCTACTCCGGAAGCTATCAAAGTATTCCAGGATGCCAAAATTCTGTATGCCCCGGGTAAGGCTGCCAATGCAGGTGGTGTATCAGTATCCGGCCTCGAAATGACTCAGAATTCTATCAAACTGAGCTGGAGCTCTGAAGAGGTAGACGAGAAACTGAAGAGCATCATGAAGAACATTCACGAAGCCTGCGTACAGTATGGTACAGAAGCTGACGGTTATGTGAACTATGTGAAGGGTGCTAACGTTGCCGGATTCATGAAGGTGGCGAAAGCTATGATGGCACAAGGTATCGTGTAA
- a CDS encoding DUF3791 domain-containing protein encodes MPVTEEELKTIFASSCIESAARAMGCPASEMYLRMKRINLIENYIWEF; translated from the coding sequence ATGCCAGTAACAGAAGAAGAATTAAAAACTATATTTGCATCCTCATGCATTGAGTCCGCCGCCCGTGCAATGGGATGTCCGGCATCAGAAATGTATTTGCGCATGAAGCGCATCAATCTGATTGAAAACTATATTTGGGAGTTTTAG
- a CDS encoding HU family DNA-binding protein: MSTFYDLYETPDPSGEGKKKPLHARVHSKGTITAKEFQERVMKEQHMPHAMIVGIMQAISNALGDWLAEGYNVEFDELGYFSTTLKCTRPAMNKKDIRAESVRFETVKFRPSKEFKKYVRHQMHLERLDKKMATKKPAVAPEKRKEMMLKFLEANICITRTEYSRLTNVTDRRASSDLQEYLAEGIIRKRGGGRSVVYIKRNQE, from the coding sequence ATGAGTACTTTTTATGACCTCTACGAAACACCGGACCCCAGTGGCGAAGGTAAGAAGAAACCACTGCACGCACGTGTACACTCCAAAGGTACCATTACAGCAAAAGAATTTCAGGAACGGGTGATGAAAGAGCAACATATGCCACACGCTATGATAGTAGGCATCATGCAAGCCATCAGCAATGCGCTGGGCGACTGGCTTGCCGAAGGCTACAATGTGGAATTTGACGAGTTGGGCTATTTCAGCACTACACTGAAATGCACGCGACCCGCCATGAACAAAAAAGACATCCGTGCCGAATCCGTACGGTTCGAAACGGTAAAGTTCCGTCCAAGCAAAGAATTTAAAAAATACGTGAGGCATCAAATGCATTTGGAAAGGCTGGACAAGAAGATGGCGACAAAGAAACCGGCAGTAGCCCCGGAAAAAAGAAAAGAAATGATGCTGAAATTCCTGGAAGCAAACATCTGCATCACACGCACCGAGTACTCCCGCCTGACGAATGTAACGGACCGCCGCGCCAGTAGTGATTTACAAGAATATCTGGCAGAAGGCATTATTCGCAAACGGGGCGGAGGACGTTCAGTGGTTTATATAAAGAGGAATCAAGAATAA
- the nadD gene encoding nicotinate (nicotinamide) nucleotide adenylyltransferase, giving the protein MKTGIFSGSFNPVHIGHLALANYLCEYEGLDEVWFLVTPHNPLKEEDELMDDTFRLKLVQLAIEAYPKFKASDIEFNLPRPSYTIHTLDKLKETYPDREFHLIIGSDNWALFPCWYQSERILAENHILVYPRPGYPVSSDSLPENVKVVSSPTFEISSTFIRRAMEEGKDIRYFLHPAVFEALLSAFSR; this is encoded by the coding sequence ATGAAAACGGGTATCTTCAGTGGCTCCTTCAATCCGGTACACATCGGACATCTTGCCCTTGCCAATTATCTTTGCGAATATGAAGGGCTGGATGAAGTGTGGTTTCTCGTAACCCCTCATAATCCGTTGAAGGAAGAAGATGAATTGATGGATGATACCTTCCGTTTGAAGTTAGTTCAACTTGCCATTGAGGCGTATCCCAAGTTTAAAGCTTCTGATATTGAGTTTAATCTGCCCCGTCCGTCCTATACCATCCATACATTGGATAAACTGAAAGAAACCTATCCCGATCGGGAATTTCATTTGATTATCGGTTCGGATAACTGGGCACTCTTTCCCTGTTGGTATCAGTCGGAGCGTATTCTTGCCGAAAACCATATTCTTGTGTATCCTCGTCCCGGTTATCCGGTTTCTTCCGATTCCCTTCCGGAGAATGTAAAAGTAGTTTCTTCGCCTACTTTCGAGATTAGCTCTACCTTTATTCGCCGGGCGATGGAGGAAGGGAAAGATATTCGTTACTTCCTCCATCCTGCGGTTTTCGAGGCATTGCTTTCTGCGTTTTCCCGCTGA